The following are encoded in a window of Kitasatospora fiedleri genomic DNA:
- a CDS encoding phage minor capsid protein → MTPVPVSPADGEDLARAVADLYREAELALLELIARLLGSDLESPRWVERKLAAVRDLRSGAETLTAALRDDATGAIGTAVAAAYARGRQAAVAELGMLPEGLRAFAERAVPNAPVVDRLAAAVVVEQDPVWVRILRAVEDIYRSVVARVSGTVLTGVMTRRQAAQRALDQLTARGVAGFVDRAGRSWDMASYAEMSVRTATGRAAIQGHTDRLAALGQRYVTVSDSPLECPLCRPWEGEVLALPGPGGERDVTLPHATDDGRQVAVRVAGSLPEARAAGLLHPNCRHSISLYLPGVSTRPVSPPHPGGATYEDTQHQRYLERQVRQWKRRQAVALDDTARRAAGARVRAYQGRIRALTAEKQLPRKSAREQIGTAR, encoded by the coding sequence GTGACCCCGGTGCCGGTGTCCCCTGCCGACGGCGAAGACCTCGCCCGGGCCGTGGCCGACCTCTACCGCGAGGCCGAGCTGGCGCTGCTGGAGCTGATCGCACGCCTGCTCGGCTCCGATCTGGAGTCCCCGCGCTGGGTGGAACGCAAGCTCGCAGCGGTGAGGGACCTGCGCTCTGGCGCCGAGACCCTCACCGCTGCGCTCCGCGACGACGCCACTGGCGCGATCGGCACCGCGGTAGCCGCCGCCTACGCGCGTGGCAGGCAGGCGGCGGTCGCCGAACTGGGCATGTTGCCGGAGGGCCTGCGGGCGTTCGCCGAGCGGGCCGTGCCGAACGCCCCCGTGGTGGATCGGCTTGCGGCCGCGGTTGTTGTCGAGCAGGACCCCGTGTGGGTGCGAATCCTGCGGGCGGTCGAGGACATCTACCGGTCGGTGGTCGCCCGAGTGTCCGGCACCGTGCTGACGGGAGTCATGACGCGCCGCCAAGCCGCGCAACGCGCCCTCGACCAGCTCACCGCGCGCGGCGTGGCGGGGTTTGTCGACCGGGCAGGGCGTTCGTGGGACATGGCCAGCTATGCGGAGATGTCGGTACGCACCGCGACCGGCCGGGCTGCGATCCAGGGCCACACCGACCGGCTGGCCGCGCTCGGCCAGCGTTACGTCACCGTCTCGGACAGCCCGCTGGAGTGCCCGCTGTGCCGCCCCTGGGAGGGCGAGGTCCTGGCACTGCCCGGGCCGGGCGGCGAGCGCGACGTGACGCTGCCTCACGCCACCGACGACGGCCGGCAGGTCGCCGTGCGCGTGGCCGGCAGTCTGCCAGAGGCGCGCGCCGCCGGGCTGCTGCACCCGAACTGCCGGCACTCCATCAGCCTGTACCTGCCTGGAGTGAGCACCCGGCCTGTCTCGCCGCCGCACCCGGGCGGCGCGACGTACGAGGACACCCAGCACCAGCGCTACCTGGAGCGCCAGGTCCGGCAGTGGAAGCGCCGCCAGGCCGTCGCGCTGGACGACACTGCACGCCGGGCCGCGGGCGCGCGGGTGCGCGCCTACCAGGGCCGCATCCGGGCCCTCACCGCGGAGAAGCAGCTGCCCCGCAAGAGTGCCCGCGAGCAGATCGGCACCGCACGCTAG
- a CDS encoding minor capsid protein, which translates to MADLLDGIARYLDGLGLLTYDPDGTSGDTFPDLMPPTPDEAVALGSYGLGEPDPVTADDESGLQVRCRGPLSGDPRPSRAKAMAVYGALHGLTDTALPDGTWLELAVAQQTPSPIGQDALGRHEHVVNFRIHTVNPTANRT; encoded by the coding sequence GTGGCTGACCTCCTCGACGGTATCGCCCGCTACCTGGACGGCCTCGGCCTGCTCACCTACGACCCCGACGGCACCAGCGGCGACACGTTCCCCGACCTGATGCCGCCGACCCCGGACGAGGCGGTCGCCCTCGGCTCGTACGGCCTGGGTGAGCCCGACCCGGTGACCGCCGACGACGAGTCGGGGCTGCAAGTGCGCTGCCGGGGCCCGTTGTCGGGCGACCCGCGTCCGTCCAGGGCCAAGGCGATGGCCGTCTACGGCGCTCTGCACGGTCTGACCGACACGGCGCTGCCCGACGGTACGTGGCTGGAGCTCGCTGTGGCCCAGCAGACCCCGTCTCCGATCGGCCAAGACGCGCTCGGCCGGCACGAGCACGTCGTCAACTTCCGCATTCACACGGTCAATCCGACCGCCAACCGCACGTAG
- a CDS encoding phage tail tube protein — translation MAATKVAARGYIFQIGVGAAPTWTNIGGLTSFSVNPGDHDAHTESTDFDSNGQYEEIVLQRGGSIKLEGRRKIDKATGVADAGQAALDALAQGLADNSVGQIRFRHSSETQWRVWSCTAKSSELGGGTNDLGKWGMEVARTGAEALVAAP, via the coding sequence ATGGCCGCAACCAAGGTGGCCGCGCGCGGCTACATCTTCCAGATCGGCGTCGGAGCGGCTCCGACGTGGACCAACATCGGCGGCCTCACGTCGTTCAGCGTGAACCCGGGCGACCACGACGCCCACACCGAGAGCACCGATTTCGACAGCAACGGCCAGTACGAGGAGATCGTGCTGCAGCGCGGCGGCTCCATCAAGCTCGAAGGCCGCCGCAAGATCGACAAGGCGACCGGCGTCGCAGACGCCGGGCAGGCCGCCCTCGATGCGCTCGCCCAGGGCCTCGCCGATAACAGCGTCGGCCAGATCCGCTTCCGGCACTCCAGCGAGACCCAGTGGCGGGTGTGGTCCTGCACCGCCAAGAGCAGCGAGCTCGGCGGCGGCACCAACGACCTCGGCAAGTGGGGCATGGAGGTCGCCCGCACCGGCGCCGAGGCCTTGGTGGCCGCCCCGTGA
- a CDS encoding phage tail protein has protein sequence MAKLSPNARAFVEELIRLKPALSDLKFDVQQSLFEGFAGSLRAGATSVLPVLHDALVGSAQQLNAMAKGAVAAAVEMSDSGVLGKAFAAANAGLGGLTRLPAVFIQGVAQIGAAAGPAFERLGAAAGGGLDKLSQKLDSAFSSGGMQRAIETAIDLLGQLGTAVGNVGRFIGEVLGAAQQSGGGFVNTLVVISGALAAAFADPAIQSGLQALFKATAALASTAAPLLISALQVIAPVLTALGPPVQVLIAALGAGLQPIIVALGPVLLAAAQAIGGLLQAVSPLLPVLGQLIAMIGPILTPIIAAIGQIFAQLAPIVAQVGQIIAAILQPVLAALPAVLQPVLDLITTLTGILLPVLGDLLSILSPALGQLGTAFGQIMVALAPVLTQMGVLLGDYLRVMLPLLTPIITAVAQLAALFAGQLAAVIQNVVVPAFRMVSQILSGDFSGALRSGKELLIGIAQTMTDIFMELPMKIGKILGDLAVSMFDAGKKLISSLIDGIKAMAGKVKDTISDLVGGIADFFPHSPAKTGPFSGRGYPLYSGQAIGLALAEGMASSQDRVRAATASLMGTAHGGLGLGQLAAGQGMLAGAGGGGGFHIEHYHESNNGDARRTAAELAYLGRGRG, from the coding sequence TTGGCGAAGCTGTCGCCGAACGCGCGGGCGTTCGTCGAGGAGCTGATCCGCCTCAAGCCCGCGCTGTCGGACTTGAAGTTCGACGTCCAGCAGTCCCTCTTCGAGGGCTTCGCCGGTTCTCTGCGCGCGGGGGCGACGTCGGTACTGCCGGTGCTGCACGACGCGCTGGTCGGTTCCGCGCAGCAGCTCAACGCCATGGCCAAGGGCGCCGTCGCGGCGGCCGTGGAGATGTCGGACAGCGGAGTGCTGGGCAAGGCGTTCGCGGCGGCGAACGCGGGCCTGGGCGGCCTGACCCGGCTGCCCGCGGTCTTCATCCAGGGTGTCGCGCAGATCGGTGCGGCGGCCGGTCCTGCGTTCGAGCGGCTCGGCGCGGCGGCCGGCGGCGGTCTGGACAAGCTGTCACAGAAGCTCGACAGCGCGTTCAGCAGCGGCGGGATGCAGCGGGCGATCGAGACCGCGATCGACCTGCTGGGCCAGCTCGGCACCGCGGTCGGCAACGTCGGCCGGTTCATCGGCGAAGTGCTCGGTGCCGCGCAGCAGTCGGGCGGCGGCTTCGTCAACACCCTGGTCGTCATCTCGGGTGCGTTGGCGGCGGCGTTCGCCGATCCGGCGATCCAGTCCGGCCTGCAGGCGCTGTTCAAGGCGACGGCCGCGCTCGCGTCGACGGCGGCGCCGCTGCTGATCTCCGCGCTGCAGGTGATCGCCCCGGTGCTCACCGCGCTCGGGCCGCCGGTGCAGGTGCTGATCGCCGCGCTGGGCGCCGGGCTCCAGCCCATCATCGTCGCTCTCGGCCCGGTGCTCCTGGCCGCGGCCCAGGCGATCGGCGGCCTGCTGCAGGCGGTCTCGCCACTGCTGCCCGTCCTCGGGCAGTTGATCGCGATGATCGGCCCGATTCTGACGCCGATCATCGCGGCGATCGGGCAGATTTTCGCCCAGCTCGCGCCGATCGTCGCGCAGGTCGGGCAGATCATCGCCGCGATCCTGCAGCCGGTGCTGGCCGCGCTGCCGGCCGTGCTGCAGCCGGTGCTCGACCTGATCACCACGCTCACGGGCATCCTGCTGCCGGTTCTGGGCGACCTGTTGTCGATCCTCTCCCCGGCCCTGGGGCAGCTCGGGACGGCGTTCGGGCAGATCATGGTCGCGCTTGCGCCGGTTCTCACCCAGATGGGCGTTCTGCTGGGCGACTACCTGCGGGTGATGCTTCCACTGCTGACGCCGATCATCACGGCCGTCGCCCAATTGGCGGCCCTGTTCGCCGGGCAGTTGGCGGCTGTCATCCAGAACGTGGTGGTGCCCGCGTTCAGGATGGTCAGCCAGATCCTCAGCGGCGACTTCTCCGGGGCCCTGCGCTCCGGCAAGGAGCTACTGATCGGCATCGCCCAGACCATGACCGACATCTTCATGGAACTCCCGATGAAGATCGGCAAGATCCTGGGCGATCTGGCCGTCAGCATGTTCGATGCCGGGAAGAAGCTGATCAGCAGCCTGATCGACGGCATCAAGGCCATGGCGGGCAAGGTCAAGGACACCATCTCGGATCTCGTCGGCGGCATCGCCGACTTCTTTCCGCACAGCCCCGCCAAGACCGGCCCGTTCAGCGGCCGCGGCTACCCGCTGTACTCCGGGCAGGCCATCGGCCTCGCCCTCGCAGAGGGCATGGCCTCCAGCCAGGACCGGGTGCGCGCCGCCACCGCCTCCCTGATGGGCACCGCGCACGGCGGCCTCGGCCTCGGCCAACTCGCCGCCGGCCAGGGCATGCTCGCCGGCGCGGGCGGGGGC
- a CDS encoding helix-turn-helix domain-containing protein: MAANIPRRQEDYDDVRRLHAQGFGRNEIADQIGRSRHLVSMLAAEMGLAFARAGEVEVAMETRRAQLADRRLTLAEQLQTDAENLRAQLWQPATVFAFGGKDNTYEEHTLDEPPAADKKNLMATAGMALDRSLKLVPPVESSGIEEAGTMLGNLMLGLKRVHDQVKADAAGSGEAVDDAAGDADPDRA, translated from the coding sequence ATGGCCGCGAACATCCCGCGGAGACAGGAGGACTACGACGACGTCCGGCGCCTGCACGCCCAAGGGTTCGGCCGCAACGAGATCGCCGACCAGATCGGTCGATCCAGGCACCTCGTATCCATGCTCGCCGCCGAGATGGGCCTGGCGTTCGCCCGCGCGGGCGAGGTCGAGGTAGCGATGGAGACCCGGCGCGCACAGCTCGCCGACCGCCGCCTCACCCTCGCCGAGCAGCTGCAAACCGACGCCGAGAACCTGCGCGCGCAACTCTGGCAGCCCGCCACCGTGTTCGCGTTCGGGGGCAAGGACAACACCTACGAGGAGCACACCCTCGACGAGCCGCCGGCCGCCGACAAGAAGAACCTGATGGCCACGGCCGGGATGGCCCTCGACCGCTCCCTCAAGCTGGTCCCGCCGGTGGAGTCCAGCGGCATCGAGGAGGCCGGCACGATGCTCGGCAACCTGATGCTCGGTCTCAAGCGGGTCCATGACCAGGTCAAGGCCGACGCCGCCGGTAGCGGAGAGGCTGTCGACGATGCTGCAGGAGATGCCGATCCCGATCGGGCGTAA
- a CDS encoding PBSX family phage terminase large subunit has protein sequence MRGAYVDELTVISEEFFQQLLGRCSVDGSQIFATTNPDSPAHWVRRRFLDRLGQLTDWRVWHFQLDDNPALSDTIKDRYKRTYTGLWYRRFILGEWVAAEGAIFDMWDPARHVIGWHQMPAMQRVLALGVDYGTTNPSTGLLLGLGIDRRLYLMDEWRHDPQHSQHRLTDGQLSASMRDWLHTTAHAPHAGSQLPEWVVVDPAAASFRTQLHYDGLTAAEADNDVSRGISLLATLLTEGQLLVADRCEGFIREAPGYSWDPKATLDGKDKPIKVADHSLDGGRYAITTTETLWRPHIITPLEMAA, from the coding sequence ATGCGCGGCGCGTACGTCGACGAACTCACTGTCATCTCCGAGGAGTTCTTCCAGCAGCTCCTCGGCCGCTGCTCCGTCGACGGCTCGCAGATTTTCGCCACGACCAACCCCGACTCGCCGGCTCACTGGGTGCGCCGCCGGTTCCTCGACCGGCTCGGCCAGCTCACCGACTGGCGGGTCTGGCACTTCCAGCTCGACGACAACCCGGCCCTGTCCGACACCATCAAGGACAGGTACAAGCGGACCTACACCGGGCTCTGGTATCGGCGCTTCATCCTCGGCGAGTGGGTCGCCGCCGAGGGCGCCATCTTCGACATGTGGGACCCGGCCCGGCACGTCATCGGCTGGCACCAGATGCCGGCCATGCAACGGGTCCTCGCCCTCGGCGTCGACTACGGCACCACCAACCCCTCCACGGGCCTGCTGCTCGGCCTCGGCATAGACCGCCGCCTGTACCTGATGGACGAGTGGCGCCACGACCCGCAGCACTCCCAGCACCGCCTCACCGACGGACAGTTGTCCGCGTCGATGCGGGACTGGCTGCACACCACCGCCCACGCCCCGCACGCGGGCAGTCAACTTCCCGAGTGGGTGGTCGTCGACCCGGCCGCGGCCAGCTTCCGGACGCAGCTGCACTACGACGGGCTAACCGCAGCCGAAGCCGACAACGACGTCTCACGCGGGATCAGCCTGCTCGCGACCCTGCTGACCGAGGGCCAGCTCCTCGTAGCCGACCGCTGCGAGGGCTTCATCCGCGAGGCCCCCGGCTACTCGTGGGACCCGAAGGCCACCCTCGACGGCAAGGACAAGCCGATCAAGGTTGCCGACCACTCCCTGGACGGCGGCCGGTACGCCATCACCACCACCGAGACGCTGTGGCGCCCCCACATCATCACCCCGCTGGAGATGGCGGCCTGA
- a CDS encoding P22 phage major capsid protein family protein gives MANTFLTAQQIAQQALANLYETTVMASLVHRDFENEFARKQGDAITIRKPAVFTANEYNRASGITVQDATEGSVNMTLNHFADVSFAVTSEDMTLKIQDFDQQLLTPAMEAIAQKIDRDLLLLRSDIVQEVGNTAPNAAGEDYNGYNGSYPYSDSRVLIQAAPSSTGRRFRWPTALSLSAPPPRRSGWRRRPGGRQTGAVPPRACWRRPSATGSAASTRT, from the coding sequence ATGGCCAACACGTTCCTGACCGCGCAGCAGATCGCGCAGCAGGCCCTCGCCAACCTCTACGAGACCACCGTCATGGCCTCACTCGTGCACCGCGACTTCGAGAACGAGTTCGCCCGCAAGCAGGGCGACGCCATCACCATCCGCAAGCCCGCCGTGTTCACCGCCAACGAGTACAACCGGGCCTCCGGCATCACCGTGCAGGACGCCACCGAGGGCAGCGTCAACATGACGCTCAACCACTTCGCCGACGTCAGCTTCGCGGTCACGTCTGAGGACATGACCCTCAAGATCCAGGACTTCGACCAGCAGCTCCTCACCCCCGCGATGGAGGCCATCGCGCAGAAGATCGACCGGGACCTGCTCCTGCTGCGCTCCGACATCGTGCAGGAGGTCGGCAACACCGCCCCGAACGCGGCCGGCGAGGACTACAACGGCTACAACGGGTCCTACCCGTACAGCGACTCCCGGGTCCTGATCCAGGCCGCGCCGTCCTCGACCGGGCGAAGGTTCCGATGGCCGACCGCTCTGTCGTTATCGGCCCCACCACCAAGGCGTTCTGGGTGGCGGAGAAGACCTGGCGGCAGGCAGACCGGCGCGGTTCCACCGAGGGCCTGCTGGAGGCGTCCCTCGGCGACAGGGTCAGCGGCTTCGACCCGTACATGA